ATAAAGAAGAATTAATAGATTATAATAGTTTGGTACTTATTTTAAATAGTCCTATATATGAATTTTACTTTAAAACTTTTGGTAAAAAATTAGGTGGCAACTTATATGAGTATTATCCAAATACATTAATGAAATTAAAAATACCAATTATTAAGATAAATAAAGAAACAGATTTATATAAATATTTTAATTTAAATAATCATGAAATAAAGTTTATACAAAATAAGCTATTAATTAAGTAAAAAGTAATTTTAAAGATTTTGTCCCTTCATTGGTAAGAGTTCTATATATATATATTTATTTATATAAGTTTTGGATAAATAAGTATTATTAACTATTTACTTTTATTTAGAACCCCATATTTATATAAATATATAACTAAAATGATAATATAAACTTATAGCAACAAGTTGCAAAATAGTTAACAAAAAATTTTCCGTTTTAAATTTGGGAAATATGAATAAAAGTATTAAAGATGGACAATAATACAAAGAGATATAAAAGAAAAAGAAGGAAAATTATTCCATATGTAGAATAGGTATATTGATGATTTATAAAAACATGAAATTGGGGGGAACAATATGTATTTAAAATTCGATAAAAAAGAAGACAAACTTATAGTAACTATGACAGGAGAATTAGATCATCATAGCGCTGAAGAAGTTAGAAATGTAATTGATGATAGATTAGATAGAGAAAATTTAAATAAATTAATATTAGATTTTAGCAAAGTTAATTTTATGGACAGTTCAGGTATAGGCGTAGTTATAGGAAGATATAAAAAATTATTATTAAAGGATGGAAAAGTATGCCTAACTAATGTACAAGAAGCGGTGAGAAGAGTATTTGAACTTTCAGGCATGTTCAAAATAGTAAATCTTTATGACAGTGTGGATGAAGCCGTAGAGAACTTATAATGGGGGGATTTATGAGATGTATGAAAACAAAATGAAAATAGAATTTTTAAGTAAGTCAGAAAATGAAAGTTTTGCTAGAGTATCAGTAGCGGCTTTTATATCACAGTTAGATCCTACAATAGATGAAATAACAGATGTTAAAACAGCCGTATCAGAAGCTGTTACAAATTCAATAATTCATGGATATGAAAATAGCAAAGAAGGATTAGTATCTATTGAAAGTGAAATAAAAGGAAGAGAAGTTACAGTAACAATTTCAGACAATGGTGATGGTATAGATAATATAGAATTAGCTAGACAACCATTATATACATCACGACCAGACCTAGAAAGATCAGGTATGGGATTTACAGTCATGGAAACATTCATGGATAGTCTTCAAGTTCATTCAGAAAAGGGGAAGGGAACCAAAATAATTATGAAAAAGGTTTTTAAATAATTAAGTTAGGTGAATAATATGAATAGTGAAAAGGTAATCATGGAAACTAAAAGTTTTGAAGACAACATGGAACTTATGAAGAAAGCGAGATGTGGAAGCAAAGAAGCTTTAGATAAACTAGTAGAAGTAAATTTACCCTTAGTTTCAGCCATAAGTAAAAAATTTTTAAATAGAGGATATGAATATGATGATATATTTCAGATAGGATGTATTGGACTAGTAAAAGCTATAAATAATTTTGAAACAAAATATAATGTAAAATTTTCAACTTATGCAGTTCCTATGATAATGGGAGAAATAAAGAGATTTTTAAGAGATGATGGAATAATAAAAGTAAGTAGAAGTATAAAAACAGCAGCGAAAAAGTTACATTATGATAAAGAAAAGCTTTGTAAAGAGTTAAACAGAGAACCTACTATAGAAGAGTTATCTCAGTTTTCAGGATATACTGTAGATGAAATATTAATGGCTACTGAGTCATCAAGCTCCCCTCAATATTTATATGATGTTATACATCAAGATGATGGAGCCCCAGTTTTACTTATTGATAAAATAAGTGAGAATACAGAAGATGATAATAAAATTATAGATAATATAGCATTAAAAGAGGCCCTTAAAAATTTAGATATTAAATCAAGGCAGATAATAATACTAAGATATTTTAAGGATAGAACTCAAATAGAGGTAGCTAAACAACTAGGAATAAGCCAGGTACAAGTATCAAGAATAGAAAAGAAAGTATTAAAATTAATGAAAGAAAAACTTACTG
Above is a window of Clostridium sporogenes DNA encoding:
- the spoIIAA gene encoding anti-sigma F factor antagonist, translated to MYLKFDKKEDKLIVTMTGELDHHSAEEVRNVIDDRLDRENLNKLILDFSKVNFMDSSGIGVVIGRYKKLLLKDGKVCLTNVQEAVRRVFELSGMFKIVNLYDSVDEAVENL
- the spoIIAB gene encoding anti-sigma F factor — its product is MYENKMKIEFLSKSENESFARVSVAAFISQLDPTIDEITDVKTAVSEAVTNSIIHGYENSKEGLVSIESEIKGREVTVTISDNGDGIDNIELARQPLYTSRPDLERSGMGFTVMETFMDSLQVHSEKGKGTKIIMKKVFK
- the sigF gene encoding RNA polymerase sporulation sigma factor SigF is translated as MNSEKVIMETKSFEDNMELMKKARCGSKEALDKLVEVNLPLVSAISKKFLNRGYEYDDIFQIGCIGLVKAINNFETKYNVKFSTYAVPMIMGEIKRFLRDDGIIKVSRSIKTAAKKLHYDKEKLCKELNREPTIEELSQFSGYTVDEILMATESSSSPQYLYDVIHQDDGAPVLLIDKISENTEDDNKIIDNIALKEALKNLDIKSRQIIILRYFKDRTQIEVAKQLGISQVQVSRIEKKVLKLMKEKLTV